A region from the Maridesulfovibrio zosterae DSM 11974 genome encodes:
- a CDS encoding 23S rRNA (pseudouridine(1915)-N(3))-methyltransferase RlmH — protein MSKIRFVWVGKLKEPFFNEACAHYTKKLGRFYKLEETILKDAPGKLPPEEKVLREGKSIITKIKPSDMLICMDEKGAEMTSVELSKKLSQWTEDPNLTPCFVIGGPFGLSEEVKNVARVKLSLSKMTLPHELARTMLLEQLYRAGSILRGSPYHHV, from the coding sequence ATGAGTAAAATAAGATTCGTATGGGTTGGAAAACTAAAGGAACCATTTTTCAATGAGGCATGTGCCCATTACACAAAAAAATTAGGACGGTTCTACAAGCTGGAAGAAACTATTCTTAAAGATGCACCGGGTAAACTTCCGCCAGAAGAAAAAGTTCTGCGTGAAGGGAAGTCAATCATCACTAAGATTAAACCATCTGATATGCTAATCTGCATGGATGAAAAAGGTGCAGAAATGACTTCAGTAGAACTTTCAAAAAAATTAAGCCAATGGACTGAGGACCCAAACCTGACACCATGTTTTGTCATTGGTGGACCATTTGGGTTATCGGAAGAAGTAAAGAATGTCGCTCGAGTCAAACTTTCCCTGAGCAAAATGACCCTTCCTCACGAATTGGCCAGAACCATGCTGCTGGAACAACTTTACCGTGCAGGTTCAATTCTACGTGGTTCACCATATCATCATGTTTGA
- a CDS encoding metallophosphoesterase, translated as MSKKDTYWIAFGDIHQSLNLPNLIPDIDKAAGVIVTGDLTNHSPQGAVEKVWDSIYHLNPNILAQAGNMDRSNVTDFLKSKGANLHLEVRELADGIKIMGVGCSIPTPFGTPSEITEEEMAEMLAETYSRAGKYDKLILAVHDSPYNTSLDMLSNGMHVGSKSVRTFIETHQPDIVISGHIHESRGEDSIGKSRIFNPGMASGGGYVQINLSNQTLDATLKQI; from the coding sequence ATGTCTAAAAAAGATACTTATTGGATCGCTTTTGGAGATATTCACCAGAGTCTTAACCTGCCAAATTTGATACCGGATATTGATAAAGCCGCTGGTGTCATTGTTACAGGTGACCTGACCAACCATTCACCGCAAGGTGCGGTAGAGAAAGTCTGGGATTCCATATATCATTTAAATCCCAACATTCTTGCTCAGGCCGGAAATATGGATCGCAGCAATGTTACTGATTTTCTTAAATCAAAAGGAGCCAATCTGCATCTTGAAGTCCGTGAGCTAGCCGATGGAATCAAAATTATGGGTGTAGGGTGTTCTATCCCCACTCCCTTCGGAACTCCAAGCGAAATAACTGAAGAAGAAATGGCCGAAATGCTTGCAGAAACATACTCCAGAGCAGGTAAGTATGACAAGCTGATCCTTGCTGTACACGACTCTCCATACAACACTTCCTTAGATATGCTATCAAATGGAATGCATGTTGGTAGCAAGTCCGTCAGGACTTTTATTGAAACACATCAACCAGACATCGTTATCAGCGGACATATCCACGAATCACGTGGTGAAGACAGCATAGGTAAATCACGCATTTTTAACCCCGGAATGGCTTCCGGAGGTGGTTATGTACAAATAAACCTGTCTAATCAAACGTTAGATGCAACCTTAAAACAAATTTAA
- a CDS encoding 5-formyltetrahydrofolate cyclo-ligase, producing the protein MDKDVIRKRLLKTRSRMCASDVEVKSGRIVESILSLKQWINAQEVLLYWPIKNEVDVRPLLEAAWDSGKKLFMPCCRTDEPGLMDFGVVRAEHDLLGGSFGIKEPCRSRCEFPDAVSPDIVIVPGVGYDSHGYRIGFGGGYYDRFLARPQKDFFLSVGVCYSFQLVEGFPVEPWDQAVSLVCTEKELIWQN; encoded by the coding sequence TTGGATAAAGATGTCATCAGGAAGAGGCTGCTTAAAACGCGTTCCAGAATGTGTGCTTCGGATGTTGAAGTTAAGAGTGGCAGGATTGTTGAATCAATACTCAGTCTTAAGCAGTGGATAAATGCGCAGGAAGTTTTGCTTTACTGGCCTATAAAAAATGAGGTTGATGTGCGACCGCTCCTTGAAGCTGCCTGGGACAGTGGTAAGAAATTGTTTATGCCGTGTTGTAGGACTGACGAGCCGGGGTTAATGGATTTTGGCGTGGTCCGTGCCGAGCATGATCTGTTGGGAGGATCATTTGGTATAAAAGAGCCCTGCAGGTCACGGTGTGAATTTCCTGATGCAGTTTCACCTGATATTGTTATCGTTCCGGGCGTAGGGTATGATTCTCATGGTTACCGTATTGGATTTGGCGGCGGTTATTATGACCGTTTTCTGGCACGGCCGCAGAAGGACTTTTTTTTATCTGTGGGTGTATGCTATTCTTTTCAACTTGTAGAAGGATTTCCTGTCGAACCATGGGATCAGGCTGTTAGTCTGGTTTGTACCGAAAAGGAGTTGATATGGCAGAATTAA
- a CDS encoding polyphenol oxidase family protein, producing MAELTYIPFVFPGLEKISVVFTTRNGGKCEAPFDEGNISFDVGDDPYNVRENRTALAATLGITQWHECKQVHGDVIHFEPECGSAGDPAILEGDGFATSAKGHGLVVKTADCQPILIAHKDGNFVAGLHNGWRGNAMNFPGKGVKRLCEHYSCNPSDLLAVRGPSLSPAVSEFKNFSTDFEPGFEAYFDEKSRMVDLWQLTRDQLQEAGLNPRNIYSIDMCTYSMSDTFFSYRRDHITGRQCSLIWIK from the coding sequence ATGGCAGAATTAACTTATATACCATTTGTTTTTCCCGGACTTGAAAAAATCTCAGTTGTTTTTACTACAAGAAACGGTGGTAAGTGTGAGGCTCCTTTTGATGAAGGAAATATTTCTTTTGATGTAGGCGACGATCCTTATAATGTACGTGAAAATAGAACTGCTTTGGCTGCAACACTAGGCATAACTCAGTGGCATGAATGCAAACAGGTTCATGGTGATGTTATCCATTTTGAACCGGAATGTGGTTCCGCCGGAGATCCGGCTATACTCGAAGGAGACGGTTTTGCTACATCAGCTAAGGGGCATGGTCTTGTCGTTAAAACTGCTGACTGTCAGCCTATTTTAATTGCTCATAAGGATGGTAATTTTGTAGCTGGGTTGCATAATGGCTGGCGTGGCAATGCGATGAATTTTCCAGGTAAAGGTGTTAAGCGTTTATGTGAGCATTACAGTTGTAATCCTTCAGATCTGCTTGCTGTTCGAGGTCCAAGCTTAAGTCCTGCGGTCTCTGAATTTAAGAATTTTTCTACTGATTTTGAACCGGGGTTCGAAGCTTATTTTGATGAGAAATCCAGAATGGTTGATCTTTGGCAGCTCACAAGGGATCAACTGCAGGAAGCAGGTCTTAATCCACGAAATATTTACAGTATTGATATGTGTACTTATTCCATGTCGGATACTTTTTTTTCATATAGACGAGATCACATTACCGGAAGGCAGTGTTCGTTGATCTGGATTAAATAG
- a CDS encoding chemotaxis protein → MSQTNILLESGTNELEIVEFYIDEIDNVHDGATRRSFYGINVAKVVEIIRLPELTDMPDAANDAVLGAFDLRSEIIPLIDLSRRVGKSRIEDEAPKVIVTEFNKISTAFLVSGVTRIHRISWEQVEAPSRQVSSLTANSITGVVKLEGRIVFLLDLEKIVADLNPGMDLTDVPEASLVDKIEKRHLKALIADDSTMIRRMIGQMLEDAGFRVTRTHNGKAAWDKIVEWKAKAEAEGKTINDYLDIVVTDIEMPVMDGHNLTKRIKDDHELRHLPVLLCSSIITDTLFHKGESVGADDQISKAEINQLAERVFKLIEKAQSA, encoded by the coding sequence ATGTCTCAAACAAATATTCTGCTCGAATCAGGCACTAATGAGCTTGAAATAGTTGAATTTTATATTGATGAAATTGATAACGTTCACGATGGAGCAACAAGACGCAGCTTCTACGGAATAAACGTAGCTAAAGTTGTTGAGATCATCAGGCTGCCCGAGCTTACCGATATGCCTGATGCTGCAAATGATGCAGTTCTCGGTGCATTTGACCTGAGATCAGAAATTATTCCACTTATTGATCTTAGTCGTAGAGTTGGTAAAAGTAGAATTGAAGACGAAGCTCCTAAAGTAATCGTTACTGAATTCAATAAAATTTCCACAGCATTTCTTGTTTCAGGTGTAACACGCATTCACAGGATAAGCTGGGAGCAAGTAGAAGCACCAAGCAGGCAGGTTTCTTCCCTGACAGCAAACTCCATCACCGGAGTAGTCAAGCTTGAAGGTCGCATTGTGTTCTTGCTTGACCTTGAAAAAATTGTTGCCGACCTTAACCCTGGTATGGATCTTACAGATGTACCAGAAGCATCATTAGTCGATAAAATTGAAAAACGTCATCTCAAGGCACTCATTGCGGATGACTCCACCATGATACGTCGCATGATCGGTCAAATGTTGGAAGATGCTGGTTTTAGAGTTACCAGAACTCATAATGGTAAAGCTGCTTGGGATAAAATAGTTGAATGGAAAGCCAAAGCAGAAGCTGAAGGCAAAACCATTAATGATTATCTTGATATTGTAGTTACTGACATTGAAATGCCAGTTATGGATGGGCATAATTTGACCAAGCGCATAAAAGATGATCACGAATTAAGACATCTTCCTGTATTACTCTGCTCCTCTATCATTACTGATACCCTTTTCCATAAAGGAGAGTCTGTCGGGGCTGATGACCAGATTTCAAAAGCAGAAATTAATCAGCTGGCAGAAAGAGTTTTTAAGCTTATCGAGAAAGCACAAAGTGCATAA
- a CDS encoding glycosyltransferase, which translates to MRNRTIVHHTALAKSGGATRVAALLCEGLEQTGYQCIHSYEASEKTSDKLISPDEAAGSIPANAIVHLHSSADPAKFLTTLHKETQVVITLHDTQMITGGCSYPLDCEHFNRNCINPCPRNFPDSEAVCQKNISALLNSGALIVSPSRWLAKLASKSDERLEVKIIPNGIPWPEVLEDKKKVRKKFGLHQASKIILFIAHGGQDAGYKSGPQWTQYWNIIKKQVPGAIAFAIGGNKNIREGDFISLPYVDRETLSEFMLAADIFVYPTLADNHPLVILEAMSRGLTTVSYAVGGVPEQIIHNSTGILVPPYEKTNFADSVVALLKNTRLAREIGTYAFHSGKKKYNCSRMIKDYIKVYDNLA; encoded by the coding sequence ATGCGAAACAGGACAATAGTTCACCACACAGCTTTAGCCAAAAGTGGAGGAGCAACAAGAGTTGCTGCTCTCCTATGTGAAGGTCTTGAACAGACTGGATACCAATGCATACACTCATATGAGGCTTCAGAAAAAACCAGTGATAAGCTGATCAGTCCAGATGAAGCTGCCGGAAGCATACCTGCGAACGCCATTGTTCATTTGCATTCATCGGCAGATCCTGCAAAATTCCTTACTACTCTTCATAAAGAGACCCAAGTCGTTATAACTCTTCACGATACCCAGATGATCACCGGAGGATGCTCGTATCCCCTTGATTGCGAGCATTTTAACCGAAATTGCATTAATCCCTGCCCAAGAAATTTCCCGGACTCTGAAGCAGTGTGCCAAAAAAACATTTCCGCACTTTTAAATTCCGGGGCATTGATTGTCTCACCGTCTAGGTGGCTTGCCAAACTTGCAAGCAAGTCAGACGAAAGGCTAGAAGTAAAAATAATTCCTAACGGCATACCGTGGCCTGAAGTTTTGGAAGATAAAAAAAAGGTTCGCAAAAAATTTGGACTCCACCAAGCATCAAAAATTATCTTATTTATTGCCCATGGAGGACAGGATGCCGGATATAAATCCGGTCCCCAATGGACTCAATACTGGAATATAATTAAGAAACAAGTACCTGGGGCGATAGCTTTTGCTATTGGAGGCAATAAAAATATACGGGAAGGTGATTTTATTTCATTGCCTTACGTTGACCGGGAAACACTAAGCGAGTTCATGCTGGCTGCTGATATTTTTGTATACCCAACTCTTGCAGACAATCATCCTTTAGTCATACTTGAAGCCATGTCCAGAGGTCTGACTACAGTCAGCTATGCTGTAGGAGGTGTTCCTGAACAGATCATACATAATTCCACAGGCATCCTTGTGCCCCCTTATGAAAAAACAAATTTTGCCGATAGTGTTGTGGCACTGCTCAAAAACACACGACTGGCACGGGAAATAGGAACATATGCTTTTCACAGTGGTAAAAAGAAATATAATTGCTCAAGAATGATCAAAGATTATATTAAGGTTTATGACAATCTGGCTTAA
- a CDS encoding glycosyltransferase family 4 protein, whose translation MKTQRIWGTLDPFYEAGPILGRKVANEGFINGLFKADPFDEYHFFLPGNASCQTFTKFIEINFSALFKSGRVKVMDRRDLPEAISKQKYFCFHQSDCILFPPHLARIRNQFSKHIFPITGTTHSLSYSNYASFFLNYMWKGSTKRDCIIATSTMGTTVVEKYFQHLREGFELDEIKFPTPQIRKIPLGINTEYFSPPSVQQKEQALNNLEMNGEGIVNILVFGRIAHYSKMDILPLLRALQRLFARGMDRNKVRLILSGWTDEGDDFPETLSQLAKNMGLKLSIVSRPQDNIKTDLFRAADIFVSISDNPQETFGLTILEAGAMGLPVIASHYDGYRDLVINGKTGFLIDTIGTDESPEVDVMAPFCFDNQYHLLLAQQTAVLTPKLADALEELINNPELRKTMGSTGARHIQTNFTWKKVIEQYLRLWDELNSTPVNEEGLCDIKHPVQVRFGETFAHYTTSSISNEMKVVTGITGRAIYHGKEFPLVYSGLERILKQDIIRKISFFARKTITVALLVEKIKSLEPELSNQKAKFHILWCLKHDILEILCETGQ comes from the coding sequence ATGAAAACTCAAAGAATATGGGGAACTTTGGACCCCTTCTACGAGGCTGGCCCCATATTGGGGAGAAAAGTCGCTAACGAAGGCTTTATAAATGGCCTGTTCAAAGCAGATCCATTTGATGAATATCATTTTTTTCTCCCCGGAAATGCAAGTTGCCAGACCTTTACAAAATTTATTGAAATAAATTTTTCAGCACTGTTCAAGAGTGGCAGAGTGAAAGTCATGGACAGGCGTGACCTGCCGGAAGCGATAAGTAAGCAAAAATATTTCTGCTTTCATCAGTCAGACTGTATTCTGTTTCCCCCACATCTGGCCCGGATTAGAAATCAGTTTTCCAAACATATTTTTCCTATTACCGGAACTACTCATTCTTTAAGTTACAGTAACTACGCGTCGTTTTTTCTTAATTATATGTGGAAAGGATCTACTAAGCGCGACTGTATTATCGCAACATCGACTATGGGGACAACCGTTGTTGAAAAATATTTCCAGCATCTGCGTGAGGGGTTTGAACTTGATGAAATTAAATTTCCCACCCCGCAAATAAGAAAAATTCCTTTAGGAATTAATACGGAATATTTCTCACCTCCCAGTGTACAGCAAAAAGAGCAGGCTTTAAATAATCTGGAAATGAACGGAGAAGGAATAGTTAATATTCTTGTTTTCGGCCGTATTGCCCACTACTCCAAAATGGATATCCTGCCCCTTTTAAGGGCTCTGCAAAGACTTTTTGCAAGAGGAATGGATCGTAATAAAGTAAGGCTTATCCTATCCGGATGGACCGACGAAGGAGATGACTTCCCTGAAACTCTCTCGCAACTGGCTAAGAATATGGGGCTGAAGCTTTCTATTGTAAGCCGTCCACAGGATAATATAAAAACAGACTTGTTTCGCGCAGCTGATATTTTTGTTTCCATTTCCGACAATCCACAAGAGACCTTTGGTCTGACAATTCTTGAAGCTGGAGCTATGGGGCTGCCTGTTATAGCATCTCACTACGACGGGTACCGAGATTTGGTAATTAACGGAAAAACAGGATTTCTAATTGATACAATAGGTACTGATGAAAGCCCTGAAGTAGATGTTATGGCTCCTTTTTGTTTCGATAATCAGTACCACCTGCTTTTAGCTCAGCAGACAGCAGTGCTCACACCTAAATTGGCTGATGCTCTGGAAGAGCTTATAAATAATCCGGAACTGCGCAAAACAATGGGCAGCACCGGGGCTCGTCATATTCAGACAAATTTTACATGGAAAAAAGTAATCGAGCAGTACCTAAGGCTCTGGGATGAGTTAAATAGCACTCCTGTAAATGAAGAAGGGCTTTGCGATATAAAGCATCCAGTACAGGTAAGATTCGGAGAAACATTTGCCCACTACACCACCTCATCCATTAGTAATGAGATGAAAGTAGTTACAGGCATAACCGGCAGAGCAATATATCATGGTAAAGAGTTTCCTTTGGTCTACAGCGGGCTGGAAAGGATTTTAAAGCAGGATATTATCCGTAAAATATCCTTCTTTGCCCGCAAGACGATAACTGTTGCCCTGCTAGTTGAAAAAATTAAATCACTTGAACCTGAGCTGTCCAACCAGAAAGCCAAATTCCATATACTCTGGTGCCTCAAACATGATATTCTGGAAATTTTATGCGAAACAGGACAATAG
- a CDS encoding sensor domain-containing diguanylate cyclase: MKRGSRPELLWGFGLNNNEAGKIEDSLGPGFFLRNFSERSLPSEKELSNQEKPAATWIPQRVWDELPEARREAYRNLESTQRILIQDEKKNNVDLESVLEDGFLAVISSPLTSTKVQDALFRAKEISGLYGDLYRMTEEIIMERELLSRKTEHLMFLNTLLSNATERLEVADILGQAAEDLKLLLPVLSVQGAFWNVLETGRHVETEIYLNPGLLGEVQSEWTELMIENIVALSGMDVLGYNISETVNVSDRQMVYSPNAGRVLALPLVSRGDKFGCLVMLCDKNIRLAKDQVSTLNAAVNHLSLALNNALMFTKIKTRADRDGLTRVFNRRSFDERLVEEFKRHQRLNTDLSLLMIDLDHFKNINDTYGHLAGDMVLERVARLFESTFRSTDFIARYGGEEFVILLPHTKEADAEMLAERVRVKIEKTNMPYQDKNIKVTASIGVSSVRPGSLEKDVEILRKADDALYNAKEQGRNRVMVSPMRPQLKIM; the protein is encoded by the coding sequence ATGAAAAGAGGGAGCAGACCCGAACTGCTTTGGGGGTTCGGTCTTAATAATAATGAAGCGGGAAAGATTGAGGATTCTCTCGGTCCCGGCTTCTTTTTGAGAAATTTCTCAGAAAGATCTCTTCCCAGCGAAAAGGAACTCAGTAATCAGGAGAAGCCTGCTGCTACTTGGATTCCTCAACGTGTATGGGATGAACTTCCTGAAGCCCGCCGTGAGGCATATCGTAATCTTGAATCTACACAGCGCATCCTTATTCAGGATGAAAAAAAGAATAATGTTGACCTTGAAAGTGTTCTTGAAGATGGCTTTCTTGCAGTCATAAGTTCTCCGCTGACCAGCACAAAAGTGCAGGATGCCCTTTTCAGGGCGAAGGAAATTTCCGGTCTTTATGGTGATCTTTACCGTATGACCGAAGAGATTATTATGGAGCGTGAACTTCTCAGCCGTAAGACTGAGCATCTCATGTTTCTTAATACCCTGCTTTCAAACGCTACTGAGCGACTTGAAGTTGCGGATATACTCGGGCAGGCAGCAGAAGATTTAAAGCTGCTTTTACCTGTACTTTCCGTTCAAGGAGCATTCTGGAATGTACTTGAGACAGGACGGCATGTAGAAACTGAAATTTATCTCAATCCGGGACTTCTTGGTGAAGTACAGTCCGAATGGACTGAATTGATGATTGAAAATATCGTTGCTCTAAGCGGCATGGATGTTCTGGGCTACAATATTTCTGAAACCGTAAATGTCAGTGACCGGCAGATGGTATACAGTCCAAATGCAGGAAGAGTTTTGGCTCTTCCTCTGGTTAGCAGAGGCGATAAGTTTGGTTGTCTGGTTATGCTTTGCGATAAGAATATCCGGCTGGCCAAGGATCAGGTTTCAACGCTCAATGCGGCCGTGAACCATTTGTCTCTTGCGCTTAACAACGCACTTATGTTCACCAAGATAAAGACCCGTGCTGACCGTGACGGTCTGACCAGAGTATTCAACCGCCGTAGTTTTGATGAAAGACTGGTTGAAGAGTTTAAGCGTCATCAGCGTCTTAATACTGATTTATCTTTACTTATGATCGACCTTGATCATTTTAAAAATATTAATGATACATACGGTCATCTGGCCGGTGACATGGTTCTTGAACGTGTTGCAAGGCTTTTTGAATCAACATTTCGTTCAACAGATTTTATTGCCCGCTACGGAGGGGAAGAGTTTGTTATTTTGCTTCCGCATACTAAGGAAGCTGATGCTGAAATGTTAGCAGAACGCGTTAGAGTTAAGATTGAAAAAACAAACATGCCATATCAGGATAAGAATATTAAGGTAACGGCAAGTATTGGGGTTTCATCTGTCAGACCCGGAAGTCTTGAAAAAGATGTAGAAATTCTGCGTAAGGCAGACGATGCTCTCTATAATGCTAAGGAGCAAGGTAGAAATAGAGTGATGGTTTCGCCAATGCGACCACAGCTTAAAATTATGTAA
- a CDS encoding SPOR domain-containing protein gives MAAPKGKKRTTDSTQEKKYTFTFTVPEIIGLCAGSVAALCAFFVLGILLGRGYQPEKDMPKLEMMMPSSSANSSGEVKGGVLKPEELQYIDAIKKKPESALKPEPKKKEVAAKPEIKKSPAPAKKEAEQAKATKPIEPTFSVEIDNPEEPAAPVYNYIYQVASFGSNGKAQDFNSKLIERGLNSYVEPGKSGTRIWYRVFIRHTGTAASTDSMRNILRKFGIKKPLLKSKKSVE, from the coding sequence ATGGCAGCCCCTAAGGGAAAAAAAAGAACAACAGATTCAACCCAGGAAAAGAAATATACTTTTACCTTCACAGTACCTGAAATTATAGGACTGTGTGCAGGAAGTGTTGCAGCTCTTTGTGCTTTCTTTGTACTGGGTATTCTGCTGGGACGAGGGTATCAGCCCGAAAAGGATATGCCTAAACTGGAAATGATGATGCCATCAAGTTCTGCTAACAGCTCTGGTGAAGTGAAAGGTGGAGTTTTGAAACCTGAAGAACTTCAATATATTGATGCTATAAAGAAAAAACCTGAATCGGCATTAAAACCAGAGCCAAAGAAAAAAGAAGTCGCTGCCAAGCCTGAGATAAAAAAATCTCCTGCTCCTGCTAAAAAAGAAGCAGAACAGGCCAAGGCAACAAAACCAATTGAGCCGACATTCTCTGTTGAAATAGATAACCCTGAAGAACCGGCAGCACCTGTTTACAACTACATATATCAGGTTGCTTCCTTCGGTTCTAACGGTAAAGCACAGGACTTCAACTCCAAGCTTATTGAACGTGGTCTTAATTCTTATGTTGAACCGGGAAAAAGTGGAACACGTATCTGGTATCGTGTGTTCATACGTCATACCGGAACAGCCGCATCAACTGACAGTATGAGAAATATTCTACGAAAGTTCGGTATTAAAAAACCATTGCTGAAGAGTAAAAAATCAGTTGAGTAA
- the argS gene encoding arginine--tRNA ligase → MKAKLHLEKVLGSILESKGWQWPEKAVIEPPKDKNFGDMSANIAMMLSKQAKMNPRAIAEEIKKELDNDKYVQQVDIAGPGFLNFTFSNSFWQDMILEVLEKGADFGRSDIGKGTKIQVEYVSANPTGPLHIGHGRGAALGDCLVRTLEFTGYDVEAEYYVNDAGRQMLILGNSIWVRLQQSQGRDVTDPEDFYKGDYIKDLAAEVLERNPDILNMDENESIAICREYGKDEILEGIKKDLAAFDVRHDVWFSEKSLVSAGKVEETFADLKERGMAYEKDGALWFKSIDLGDDKDRVLRKSNGDLTYFASDIAYHDNKYKRGFDMVVDIWGADHHGYVPRMQAAVEALGKKGQLGVILVQLVNLLRGGEQIAMSTRAGKFETLEDVVNEVGRDAARFMFLSRKSDSHLDFDLDLVKQKTMENPVYYVQYAHARICSVIRKAADQGIEIPAGQSSLLENLTNVEELNLMKLMDQFSDVAENAGKHMSPHVVSYYLRDLASALHRFYSMHHILSAEKEIIAARLLLLQAVARTLSNGLNLLGVSAPESM, encoded by the coding sequence ATGAAAGCTAAACTACACCTTGAAAAAGTTCTCGGTTCCATTCTTGAAAGCAAGGGCTGGCAGTGGCCTGAAAAGGCTGTTATAGAGCCACCTAAAGATAAAAATTTCGGCGACATGTCAGCGAATATCGCCATGATGCTATCCAAACAAGCAAAAATGAATCCTCGTGCTATCGCCGAGGAGATCAAAAAAGAACTTGATAACGATAAGTATGTTCAGCAGGTTGATATCGCCGGTCCAGGCTTTCTAAACTTCACTTTTTCTAATTCATTCTGGCAGGACATGATCCTCGAAGTTCTTGAAAAAGGTGCAGACTTCGGTCGTAGTGATATCGGCAAGGGAACCAAAATTCAGGTTGAATATGTTTCCGCCAACCCTACAGGACCACTGCATATCGGTCACGGACGTGGAGCTGCTCTAGGCGACTGCCTTGTGCGTACACTTGAGTTTACCGGATACGATGTTGAAGCTGAGTACTATGTAAATGACGCAGGACGTCAGATGTTAATTCTCGGCAACTCCATCTGGGTAAGATTACAGCAGTCTCAGGGACGTGATGTTACCGACCCTGAAGATTTCTATAAAGGTGATTATATTAAGGATCTCGCTGCTGAAGTTCTTGAACGCAATCCTGATATCCTGAATATGGATGAGAACGAATCCATTGCTATCTGCCGTGAATACGGAAAAGATGAAATTCTTGAAGGAATTAAAAAAGACCTCGCAGCTTTTGATGTTCGCCATGATGTATGGTTTTCCGAAAAAAGTCTTGTTTCCGCAGGAAAGGTTGAAGAAACATTTGCCGATCTGAAAGAACGCGGTATGGCTTACGAAAAAGATGGAGCACTCTGGTTCAAGTCAATCGATCTGGGAGATGACAAAGACAGAGTATTGCGCAAATCCAATGGAGATCTGACCTATTTTGCCTCTGACATCGCTTATCATGACAATAAGTACAAACGTGGTTTTGATATGGTTGTCGATATCTGGGGCGCTGACCATCATGGCTATGTTCCCCGTATGCAGGCTGCAGTTGAAGCCCTTGGTAAAAAAGGACAGCTTGGTGTTATTCTGGTGCAGCTTGTCAACCTGCTGCGCGGCGGTGAACAGATTGCTATGTCCACACGCGCAGGTAAATTTGAAACACTCGAAGATGTAGTGAATGAAGTTGGCCGCGATGCCGCACGTTTCATGTTTCTATCCCGTAAGAGTGACAGCCATCTTGATTTTGACCTTGATCTTGTTAAACAGAAGACAATGGAAAACCCGGTCTACTACGTGCAATACGCCCATGCGCGAATTTGCTCTGTAATTCGCAAAGCCGCAGATCAGGGTATTGAAATTCCAGCAGGACAGTCTTCACTTTTAGAAAATCTGACCAACGTGGAAGAGCTTAATCTTATGAAACTCATGGACCAGTTTTCTGATGTTGCTGAAAATGCAGGAAAACACATGAGTCCGCACGTTGTAAGTTACTATCTGCGTGATCTCGCCAGTGCATTGCATAGATTCTACTCCATGCATCACATTCTTTCTGCGGAGAAAGAAATCATTGCTGCAAGGCTTCTGCTTCTTCAAGCTGTTGCCAGAACTCTTTCCAACGGCTTGAACCTGCTCGGCGTTTCCGCTCCCGAGAGTATGTAA